Within Saccharomonospora cyanea NA-134, the genomic segment TCGATCGCGGCAGGTGGTGTCGCGCCGCTGATCGCCACGGCACTGCTCAACTCCTATGGTTCCAGCCTGCCCATCTCGATCTACGTGGCGGTCACCTGCGTGGTGACGTTCATCGCCGTCTACCTCGCGAAGGAGACCCGTGGTACCTCGCTCGCCGACACGGACCGCGAGCCTTCGGTGGCAGCATGAGCTGGTGACCCACACACGTCCGGAGGACGGTATGGCCGCCCGGCGGTTGCTGGAGCTGCTGTCCGCGGGCGCGAGCAGCGACGAGCTCGCCCGGGTGCCCGCGGACAGCGCCACCATGCAGCTGGCCATGCACATCCGGCGGACGCTCGACGCGCACAGTCGGCGGGAGGCGGAGCTCACGGCGCTGTTCGCCACCGCGAGCGACCTGGCGAGGCTACGCGACCTCGACGCCGTGCTGCGTTCGATCGTGCGCCGGGCCCGCATGCTGTTGGGAGCGGACGTCTCGTACCTCACGTTGAACGACCACTCCGACGACGGCAGCACGTACATGCGCGTCACCGACGGTTCCGCCTCCGCCCTGTTCCAGCAGCTCCGGCTCGGGGTGGGGGAGGGGCTCGGTGGCCTGGTGGCGCAGACCGCCCGCCCTTACGCCACCCGCGACTACCCGAACGACGAGCGGTTCGACCACACGGGACCGATCGACCGCGCGGTGAACGACGAGGGCCTCATCGCGATTCTCGGGGTTCCCCTGTCGCTCGGGGAGCGCGTGATCGGTGTGCTGTTCGCCTCGGAGCGGCGACCACGGTCGTTCTCGCCGGACGAGGTGGCGCTGCTGTCCTCGTTCGCCGACCACGCCGCCATCGCCATCGACAACGCGCGGTTGATCGAGGAGAGCACGGCGGCGCTCGCGGAACTGGGTGCGGCCAACGAGACCATCAAGGCCCACCACGAGAGCCTGGCCAGGGCACAGGACGCGCACGACCGGCTCACCGAACTCGTTCTCGGTGGTGCGGACGTGCCCGAGGTCGCGGCTGCGGTGGCGTCGATGCTGGGCGGCGGCATCGTCGTGTGTGACGCCGACGGCGCGGAGCTCGGCCGCTCCGGGGCCGGGCGGGTGCGGGCACCGGGACGAGCGCTCTCGCGGGCGCTCGTCGCCTCCCGTTCGGCGGGCAAGGCCATCGCCGAAGGGGACGTGTGGGTGTGTGCGGTGATGGCGGGACCGCAACTGCTGGGCAGCATCACCCTCACCGGCCGCCCCGATCTCGCCGACGCCGATCGCAGGTTGTTCGAGCGTGCGGGCGTGGTGACGGCGCTGTTGTTGCTGCTTCGACGCTCGGCCGCCGAAGCGGAGGACCGGGTGCGGGGCGAACTCGTGGCCGACCTGCTCACCGCACCCGAACGTGACCCGGCGACGCTGCTCGACCGGGGACGTCGGTTGGGTGTGGACCTCACCGAGCCCCACGCCGTGCTGACCCTCCACGCGGAAGGGGTGTCCCGGGCCCGGCTGGCATCGGTGGTCGCCCGCCGCGCGGCACTGGCCGGGGTGTTCGCGGAGCAGGTGGTGATGCTCGCGACCACCGACCGCCCCGGAGAGCTGGCGTGCCGGACGGCCGCCGAACTCACCTCGTCCCTGGGACGCCCGGTGACCGTGGGCGCGGCGGGCCCCGCGTCGGGACCCGCGGAGCTGGCCCGCGCCCACGCCGAGTCGGTGCGCTGCGTGCGCGCCCTGCTGGCTCTCGGCAGGCACGGGCACGGCGCGGCACCGGAGGACCTCGGCTTCGTGGGACTCGTACTGGGCGACCGCACCGACGTCGAGGCGTTCGTGCGCTCCACTCTCGGGCCCGTGCTGGACTACGACTCCGCCCGTGGGACCGAGCTGCTGCGGACACTGCGCGCCTACTTCGCCGCAGGGGGCAATCTCACGCGTGCCAAGGACCGGTTGCACGTCCACGTCAACACGGTCGCGCAACGGTTGGAACGGATCGGTTCGCTCCTCGGTGCCGACTGGCAGCAGCCGGACCGCGCGCTCGAACTCCAACTGGCCCTGCGGCTGCACACGCTGTCCGGCTGAGGGCAGTCCGGTCTCAGCCGTTGCCTGCGGGATGCCGGGCGAGCAGCTCGTCCAGGAACTCGCGGGTGTGCCGTGCCGCGCGCTCGGGATCGCGCTCGGCGATGGCGGCCACGATGCTTCGGTGGTCGACGGGTTCCGGGCTGTGCTCGTCGGCGCGCGAAGTGGTCGCGACACAGGCGACCACCAGCTCCGTCAGCCCCCGGTAGAGTTCGAGGAGCACGCTGTTGTGCGCTGCCTCGACCATCGCCAGGTGGAACTCGGTGTCGGCGCGGGCGAAGTCGTCCACGTCGCCGTCCGACCACACGCGGTCGCGTTCGGCGAGCAGCTTCGACAGCGTGGCGAGGTCGGAGTCCGTACGTTCCGTCGCGGCCAGTCGCGCCGCCTCGACCTCGAGGATGCGGCGCACCTGCAACGCCTCCCGCAGTCGTGAGCCGCACAGCCTGCGCAGCGCCCCGGACACCTCGCTGGTGGCCCTGACGTAGGTGCCGTCTCCCTGCCTGACCTCCAGCAGGCCGCTGTGCGCGAGGGCGCGGACGGCTTCCCGCACGGTGTTGCGTCCCACGCCGAGTGTCGCGGCGAGCTCGGGTTCGGTGGGTATCCGTTCCCCGATCGCCCATTCCCCCCGCCGTACCGCGCCACGCAGTTGCTCGATGACCTGGTCGACGAGACCTGTCCGCCGGGTGGAGGACAACGGCACGTGAACATCCTTTCAGCCGATCATCCTATGAATTTGCTACGGTACCGGACATGTCGATCGACCGCGAGGCATCCGTGCGGGACCTGACCGGCTCCGGCGATTCCGGTGCCGGAGCCCAGCCAACCGACCGCACGGGTCTCGTGCTCGGTGGCGCCCTGCTGGCCGTCGCCGTGGTGCTGGCCGCGCTGAACCTGCGACCCGCGATCACCTCGGTGGGTTCGGTGCTCGACGAGGTGCGCGACGGCCTGGGTGCCTCCGCCACCTGGGCGGGCGCGTTGACCACGTTGCCCGGGTTGTGCTTCGCGGTGGCCGGACTCGCCGCACCGCTCCTGGCCCGGCGGATCGGCCTGCGGGCCGCCGTCGCGGCGGCGTTGCTGGCACTGGGCGTCGGCCTCGTCCTGCGGGTGCTCGACGGCCCGTTCGTGGTGCTCGGTGGAACGCTGGTGGCCTGCACCGGTATCGCGCTGGCCAACGTCCTGATCCCCGTGGTCGTCAAGGCGTCGTTCGCCGCCAGGGTGGGGTTGATGACCGGCGTCTACACCGCCGCGCTGCAACTCGGCGGCGCGTTGGGTTCGTCGGTGACGCCCCCGCTGGAGCCGGTCTTCGGCGGGTGGCGGGGCGCGCTGGCGAGTTGGGCGGTGCTCGCGGTCGTGGCCTTGGTGTTGTGGCTGGTCGCCACAACGAGGGCCTCCGTGCTGCGAAGCAGGCAGGAAGGGCCCGACGGCGGTGGGCGTGGTCGCCGGTCGCTGCTGCGGGTACCGCTGGCCTGGGTCGTCACCGTGTTCTTCGGCTGCCAGTCGTGCCTGGCCTACATCGTCATGGGCTGGTTGCCCCAGGTCCTCATGGACGCGGGTGTCAGCCGGGGCGACGCGGGCCTGCTGCTCGGCCTCGTGTCGTTGCTGGGGCTGCCCGTCAGCCTCACCATCCCGGCCATCGCCGCTCGCCGGGGAAGCCAGAGCGGGTGGATCGTGCTGCTCGGCCTGCTGGGCATCGCGGGCATTCTCGGGCTGATGCTCGCGCCGTCGGCCTCACCTCTGCTCTGGTCGGTGCTGCTGGGCCTCGGCATGAGCGTGTTCTCGCTGGCCCTCACCACCATCGCGCTGCGAGCCAGGGACAGCGCCGACACGGCCGCCCTGTCCGGAATGGCGCAGGGCTTCGGCTACCTGCTGGCCGCCGCGGGGCCGTTCCTGTTCGGTCTGCTGCACGACGTCACCGACGGCTGGACCGTGCCGTTCGTGTTCCTGCTCGTCGTGGTGGTCACGCAGATCGTCTTCGGTTACGTCGCCGGGCGGCCCCGGTACGTCTGAGCCGCGTCAGTCGTTCAACGGCAACGCCAGCAGTGCGTTCTCGACCAGCTCCGGCATCGCCGGGTGGATCCAGTACTGCCCGCGGGCCATCGAGGTGGCGTCGAGTCCGAAGCTCATGGCCTGGACGAGCGGCTGGAGCAGAGTCGGCGCCTGCGCACCGATGATGTGTGCGCCGAGCAGCTGCCCGGTGTCCGGGTCGGCGAGCAGCTTCGCGAACCCGGTGGTGTCCTCCATCGCCCAGCCGTAGGCAATCCCGGCGTACTCCTGGGTGGCCGTCACGTACCGGATCCCGCGGGCGGCGGCGTCGCGCTCGGTCAGGCCGACGGACGCGATCTGCGGCGAGGTGAACACCGCGTGCGGCACGAACCGGTGGTCCGCGGTCACGGGGTCGTCGGGGTGCAGGAGGTTGTGCTGCACGACCCGGGCCTCGTGGTTGGCGACGTGCTTCAGCTCGTACGGCGACGACAGGTCACCGAGCGCGTAGACGCCCTCCACCTCCGTGCGCTGGTGGTCGTCCACGACGACGTGTCCGCTGGGGAGGGTGGAGATGCCGGTGGCGGCGACGTCGAGGAGATCCGAGTTCGGCCTGCGGCCCGTGGCGACGAGCAGCAGGTCGCCCTCGACGGTCTCGGCGCCCCCGGGGCCCTCCAGGTCGAGCGCCACACCGTCGGTGGTGCGGCGAGCCTTCACCGTGCGCCGGTTCAGCCGCACGTCGAAGCGTTGCGAGGCGAGATCGGTGAACCGCCGGCTGATGTCGTCGTCCTCCTGGCGAAGGAGCGCGCCGGAGCGCGCGACGACGGTGACGTCGACCCCGAACGACGCGAACACGTGGGCGAACTCGGCGCTGACGAACCCGCTGCCCAGGATCACGACCCGGCGTGGCAGTTCGTCGATGCGCATCACGGTGTCGGACGTGTGGTAGTCGACGTCGGCGAGGCCGGGGATGTCGGGCACGGTCGCCCGCCCGCCGGCCGCCAGCACGAACGCCTCGGCGGTGAGCGTCTCCTCGCCGTCGGCCAGGCGAACGGTGAGTTCCTTGTGCCCGGTGAAACGGGCCTCGCCCTCGTACACGGTGACGTTCGCGTTGTCCTCGTGCTCGACGCGGTAACGTCGCCCGCCCTCGGCGATGGGGTCGATACGGCCGAACACCCGGTCGCGGATCTCGCGCCACCGCACGTTCCGCAGTTCCAGGTCGACCCCGAGCCCGGCGGCGGACGCCGGAGCGGCGGCCAGGTCGGCGGGGTAGACGAACATCTTCGTGGGAATGCAACCCACGTTCAGGCACGTGCCGCCGAACACCCCCTTCTCCACGATGGCGACCTTCCGGTCGGCGAAGCGGGCGTCGAGGATCGAGTTGCCCGATCCCGTCCCGACGATGACGAGGTCGTAGTGGGGCACGGCGGCACCTTTCAGGGTCGGCACGACGACGTGGCCGGGTCTCGGCCACGCCACTGGACTCGAACGGGGAAGCCGACCGCATTGTTCCCCTCCCCGGTGTGACACCGAAGCGGGGGAGGGGCGCCGGTGGTTCCCGATGCGCGGCACGGTCGGTGTACCCGCCTCACCCGGCTCGCGGTAATCCACCCCTTTCAGTGACAGCACGTGACGTCAGTTCGACTTAGAGTGTTCGTGTCCGACAGGAGGGGAGACCAAGCGTGCTCACGAACATCCGACGTCGACTCGGGGTGGCCTTGACGGTGCTGAGCGGAGCGGTGTGCGCATCGGCGGGCCATGCCGCCGGAATGCAACCCATCGTGGGCGGTGAGTCGGTGTCCCTGGAGGACTATCCGTACGCCGTGTACCTCGTCGACGACAGGGGCAACCAGTACTGCGGTGGCACGGTGATCTCGGCGACCGAGGTCCTCACCGCCGCCCACTGCGCGCTCGCCGTGCGGGAGTCCGACCTCGGTGTGGTGGTGGGTCGCGAGCGGATCGCCTCGAACCAGGGCGAGGAGGTCGGCGTCGACGACGTGTGGGTGGCGCCGGGATACCGCGATCCGCTCTCCGGCGACGACATCGCCGTGCTCACGCTCTCCGAGTCGGTCTCCGCGCCCGCCGCGCGGCTGCCGCGGAGCTCCGACGACCACCTGTACGAGCCGGGCACCATGGCCACCGTCGTGGGGTGGGGACGGCTGTTCGAGAACGGGCCGAAGCCCGGTTCGCTGCGCGCCGCCGACGTACCGCTGGTCTCGGACAGCGAGTGCTCGGACGTGTTCCGTTCGTTCGACGCGGACACGATGGTGTGTGCCGGACACGAGTCGGGCGGCGTCGACGCCTGTCAGGGCGACTCCGGTGGTCCGCTGCTGGTGGACGGCACCGTGATCGGCATCGTGTCGTGGGGTGCCGGGTGTGCCGAGCCCGGCACGCCCGGGGTCTACACGCGGATGTCGACCTACGCCGACGACGTCAGGGCGGACCTGGTACGCAGTACGGGTGACTGATTCAGCTGTTCCCACTCGCTCTGACCAGCTCACCGTCACCACCCGCTTGGCCCCGGAGCTGACCGCGGCCGAGCTCTACGCGCTGTTGCGGCTTCGGGTGGACGTCTTCGTGGTCGAACAGGAGTGCCCCTATCCGGAACTCGACGGCAAGGACCTGCTGCCGGGCACCCGCCACGTGTGGGCAACGACGTCCGACGGGCGCGTCGCGGGCTGTCTTCGCGTGCTCGCCGAGGACGGCGGCGTCCAGCGGATCGGGCGGGTGTGCACGGCCGGGTTCGCCCGCGGAACCGGCGTCGGAGCCCTGCTGATGGGTGCGGCGATGGAACTGGTCGGCGACGCGGAATGCGTGCTCGACGCCCAGACGTACGCCACCGGTTTCTACGCGCGGTTCGGTTTCCAGCCCGAGGGCGAGGAGTTCCTCGAGGACGACATCCCGCACATCACGATGCGCCGACGCTGACGCGTCCCTCTCAGCGTCGGGCGTCGGGCGGGGCGGTCTCGGTGACGACGGCGACGGCGCGGTCGACGTCCGAATCGGAGAGGTCCGCCCTCGCGGTCAGGCGGAGGCGCGACACACCGTCGGGCACCGACGGCGGGCGGAAACACCCGACGCGCACACCCCGCTCCGCGCAGTCGGCCGCCCATGCCGCGGCCTCGTTCGGCCCCGGTGCACGCACCGACACCACGGCCCCTTCGGGCACGCTCACCGCGAACCCGGCGTCCGCCAAGCGGGCGGACAGCTCGCTCGCCCGGCCGCGGACCCGTTCGGCCAGTTCCGGTTCGTCGCGCAACGCTCGCAGGGCCGCGAGCGCCGCCGCGGCGCTGGCCGGGGCGAGCGCCGTGTCGAAGATGAAGCTCCGAGCCGTGTCCACCAGGTGTTTGATCACCCGCCGAGGACCGAGGACGGCACCTCCCTGCGCACCCAGTGACTTCGACAGCGTCACGGTGGTGATGACGTCGGGTTCGCCGGCGAGGCCCGCGGCGTGTACGGCACCGCGGCCTCCTTCGCCGAGGACACCGAGGCCGTGGGCGTCGTCCACCAACAGCGCCGAGGAGTGCCGCCGGCACACGGCCGACAGTTCGCGCAGCGGCGCCAGATCACCGTCCACGGAGAACACCGAGTCGGTGACGACGAGAGCGCGTTGCTTGCGCCGGGTCGCGAGTGCGTGCTCGACCGCGTCCGGACTGGTGTGGGCCACCGCGGCGACGTCCGCCCGGGAGAGCCGGCACCCCTCGATCAGGGACGCGTGGATGTAGGCGTCGGTGACGATGGCCGCGTCCCGACCCGTCAACGCCGTCACGGCGCCGAGGTTGGCGGTGAAACCCGACGAGAAGACCAGCGCCGCCTGTGCGCCGCAGAACCGGGCCAGTTCGTACTCCAGCTCGGCGTGGACCTCGGTCGACCCGGTGACCAGCCGCGAACCCGTGGCGCCCGCGCCCCACTTCAACGCCGCCGCGGCGGCGGCCCCGGCGACGCGCTTGTCGCGGGCGAGGCCGAGATAGTCGTTGCCCGCGAGATCGAGCCGCTCCGACTCGGTGGTGCGCGGGGTCAGCGTGCGGACCAGGCCCGCGTCGGCGCGCCGTGCCGCGGCGTCGTCGAGCCAGTCGAACACGTGCTCCGGTGGTGTTGCCGTGCGAGGTGGACCGGGTGCGTTCACGCTGGCAGTCTCGCACCGGGGCGGGAGGAAGGAGGAACAGGGTGAGCGACGACGCACGGCGGTTGCTGCCGATGCCCGAGGACTGGCACCGGGCGTTGGCGGTGGTGGCCCATCCCGACGACATGGAGTACGGCTGCTCCGGCGCCATCGCCAGGTGGACGGACGAGGGCCGTGAGGTGGTGTACCTGCTGGCCACCCGGGGAGAAGCCGGTATCGACGACATGCCGCCCGAGGAAGCCGAAGTGGTGCGCGAGCGGGAGCAGACCGCGAGCGCCCACGTGGTGGGGGTCGAACGGGTGGAGTTCCTCGACTACCCCGACGGCGTGGTCGAGTACGGCCTCGACCTGCGCCGCGACATCGCCGCGGCGATCCGTCGACACCGGCCCGAACTCGTGGTGATCACCAATCATCGGGAGAACTGGCCGGGCGGCGGGCTCAACATGGCCGATCACCGGCACGT encodes:
- a CDS encoding helix-turn-helix domain-containing protein — translated: MVPRSPTRTASLRWQHELVTHTRPEDGMAARRLLELLSAGASSDELARVPADSATMQLAMHIRRTLDAHSRREAELTALFATASDLARLRDLDAVLRSIVRRARMLLGADVSYLTLNDHSDDGSTYMRVTDGSASALFQQLRLGVGEGLGGLVAQTARPYATRDYPNDERFDHTGPIDRAVNDEGLIAILGVPLSLGERVIGVLFASERRPRSFSPDEVALLSSFADHAAIAIDNARLIEESTAALAELGAANETIKAHHESLARAQDAHDRLTELVLGGADVPEVAAAVASMLGGGIVVCDADGAELGRSGAGRVRAPGRALSRALVASRSAGKAIAEGDVWVCAVMAGPQLLGSITLTGRPDLADADRRLFERAGVVTALLLLLRRSAAEAEDRVRGELVADLLTAPERDPATLLDRGRRLGVDLTEPHAVLTLHAEGVSRARLASVVARRAALAGVFAEQVVMLATTDRPGELACRTAAELTSSLGRPVTVGAAGPASGPAELARAHAESVRCVRALLALGRHGHGAAPEDLGFVGLVLGDRTDVEAFVRSTLGPVLDYDSARGTELLRTLRAYFAAGGNLTRAKDRLHVHVNTVAQRLERIGSLLGADWQQPDRALELQLALRLHTLSG
- a CDS encoding FadR/GntR family transcriptional regulator, which gives rise to MPLSSTRRTGLVDQVIEQLRGAVRRGEWAIGERIPTEPELAATLGVGRNTVREAVRALAHSGLLEVRQGDGTYVRATSEVSGALRRLCGSRLREALQVRRILEVEAARLAATERTDSDLATLSKLLAERDRVWSDGDVDDFARADTEFHLAMVEAAHNSVLLELYRGLTELVVACVATTSRADEHSPEPVDHRSIVAAIAERDPERAARHTREFLDELLARHPAGNG
- a CDS encoding MFS transporter gives rise to the protein MSIDREASVRDLTGSGDSGAGAQPTDRTGLVLGGALLAVAVVLAALNLRPAITSVGSVLDEVRDGLGASATWAGALTTLPGLCFAVAGLAAPLLARRIGLRAAVAAALLALGVGLVLRVLDGPFVVLGGTLVACTGIALANVLIPVVVKASFAARVGLMTGVYTAALQLGGALGSSVTPPLEPVFGGWRGALASWAVLAVVALVLWLVATTRASVLRSRQEGPDGGGRGRRSLLRVPLAWVVTVFFGCQSCLAYIVMGWLPQVLMDAGVSRGDAGLLLGLVSLLGLPVSLTIPAIAARRGSQSGWIVLLGLLGIAGILGLMLAPSASPLLWSVLLGLGMSVFSLALTTIALRARDSADTAALSGMAQGFGYLLAAAGPFLFGLLHDVTDGWTVPFVFLLVVVVTQIVFGYVAGRPRYV
- a CDS encoding mycothione reductase, which produces MPHYDLVIVGTGSGNSILDARFADRKVAIVEKGVFGGTCLNVGCIPTKMFVYPADLAAAPASAAGLGVDLELRNVRWREIRDRVFGRIDPIAEGGRRYRVEHEDNANVTVYEGEARFTGHKELTVRLADGEETLTAEAFVLAAGGRATVPDIPGLADVDYHTSDTVMRIDELPRRVVILGSGFVSAEFAHVFASFGVDVTVVARSGALLRQEDDDISRRFTDLASQRFDVRLNRRTVKARRTTDGVALDLEGPGGAETVEGDLLLVATGRRPNSDLLDVAATGISTLPSGHVVVDDHQRTEVEGVYALGDLSSPYELKHVANHEARVVQHNLLHPDDPVTADHRFVPHAVFTSPQIASVGLTERDAAARGIRYVTATQEYAGIAYGWAMEDTTGFAKLLADPDTGQLLGAHIIGAQAPTLLQPLVQAMSFGLDATSMARGQYWIHPAMPELVENALLALPLND
- a CDS encoding S1 family peptidase, translated to MLTNIRRRLGVALTVLSGAVCASAGHAAGMQPIVGGESVSLEDYPYAVYLVDDRGNQYCGGTVISATEVLTAAHCALAVRESDLGVVVGRERIASNQGEEVGVDDVWVAPGYRDPLSGDDIAVLTLSESVSAPAARLPRSSDDHLYEPGTMATVVGWGRLFENGPKPGSLRAADVPLVSDSECSDVFRSFDADTMVCAGHESGGVDACQGDSGGPLLVDGTVIGIVSWGAGCAEPGTPGVYTRMSTYADDVRADLVRSTGD
- a CDS encoding GNAT family N-acetyltransferase; amino-acid sequence: MTDSAVPTRSDQLTVTTRLAPELTAAELYALLRLRVDVFVVEQECPYPELDGKDLLPGTRHVWATTSDGRVAGCLRVLAEDGGVQRIGRVCTAGFARGTGVGALLMGAAMELVGDAECVLDAQTYATGFYARFGFQPEGEEFLEDDIPHITMRRR
- a CDS encoding 8-amino-7-oxononanoate synthase, translated to MNAPGPPRTATPPEHVFDWLDDAAARRADAGLVRTLTPRTTESERLDLAGNDYLGLARDKRVAGAAAAAALKWGAGATGSRLVTGSTEVHAELEYELARFCGAQAALVFSSGFTANLGAVTALTGRDAAIVTDAYIHASLIEGCRLSRADVAAVAHTSPDAVEHALATRRKQRALVVTDSVFSVDGDLAPLRELSAVCRRHSSALLVDDAHGLGVLGEGGRGAVHAAGLAGEPDVITTVTLSKSLGAQGGAVLGPRRVIKHLVDTARSFIFDTALAPASAAAALAALRALRDEPELAERVRGRASELSARLADAGFAVSVPEGAVVSVRAPGPNEAAAWAADCAERGVRVGCFRPPSVPDGVSRLRLTARADLSDSDVDRAVAVVTETAPPDARR
- a CDS encoding PIG-L deacetylase family protein, translated to MSDDARRLLPMPEDWHRALAVVAHPDDMEYGCSGAIARWTDEGREVVYLLATRGEAGIDDMPPEEAEVVREREQTASAHVVGVERVEFLDYPDGVVEYGLDLRRDIAAAIRRHRPELVVITNHRENWPGGGLNMADHRHVGQATLDAVRDAGNRWVFQDLRSEGLHPWQGVRWVAVAASPMSTHAVDITATFERAVESLHRHRAYLEGLGQTEDDARRFLREYAEACGRRFGGVLATEFELIAL